In Actinomadura citrea, a single window of DNA contains:
- a CDS encoding MATE family efflux transporter: MTAPTAQAAQSPQTVRAAHRRRIARLAAPMAAAQLLAIMVPIVIVAILGWMGDEAIRVRSLYFPLAFLFFGVQVAFDVTNQTITALRTGRGERDVGATTMSVAVVWLGTGLALGIGLSLAAPALADVLGADAQGKDLFVRFLRWMSLANLTLAWPVLCASALRGAGRAGPAALIMLVGSAVEVAGLAVLGFGCGLDIAALPLATALNGLTAGAFGMVVLARTGLLREWGWRPEVLGYLLRTGVPVSLTNIVMFGMNFAFVLMLKPFGPDVIAGFATATTVQNLVIMPAVVLGSAAAILMNQSLGASGREQVAAVLGAALRTTLAVYAVIVPVLWLLRGVIGHLTAENERIAGETARYIAIVGPSFVVLGLVLTALMALEQTGGARLALAASAVYVAGSVGIGALAGRGAGGPVPLYVTIGAMNTAGVLAVLAAVAFVRAQDRRRRTSREEPARGAAPPSPVRPD; encoded by the coding sequence ATGACCGCGCCGACGGCGCAGGCGGCGCAGTCGCCGCAGACGGTGAGGGCGGCGCACCGGCGCCGGATCGCCCGCCTTGCGGCGCCCATGGCGGCCGCGCAGCTGCTCGCCATCATGGTGCCGATCGTGATCGTCGCCATCCTCGGCTGGATGGGCGACGAGGCCATCCGCGTCCGGTCGCTGTACTTCCCGCTGGCGTTCCTGTTCTTCGGGGTGCAGGTCGCGTTCGACGTCACCAACCAGACGATCACGGCGCTGCGGACGGGGCGCGGCGAGCGGGACGTGGGGGCCACGACGATGAGCGTGGCGGTGGTCTGGCTCGGCACGGGGCTCGCGCTCGGGATCGGGCTGAGCCTGGCGGCGCCGGCCCTGGCGGACGTCCTCGGCGCGGACGCGCAGGGCAAGGACCTGTTCGTGCGGTTCCTGCGGTGGATGTCGCTCGCCAACCTCACGCTGGCGTGGCCGGTGCTGTGCGCGTCGGCGCTGCGCGGCGCGGGCCGCGCCGGCCCGGCGGCACTGATCATGCTGGTGGGCAGCGCGGTGGAGGTCGCCGGGCTCGCGGTGCTGGGCTTCGGCTGCGGGTTGGACATCGCGGCGCTGCCGCTGGCGACGGCCCTCAACGGCCTCACCGCCGGCGCCTTCGGCATGGTCGTGCTCGCCCGGACGGGGCTGCTGAGGGAGTGGGGCTGGCGGCCGGAGGTCCTCGGGTACCTGCTGCGGACCGGCGTGCCGGTCAGCCTCACCAACATCGTGATGTTCGGCATGAACTTCGCGTTCGTGCTGATGCTCAAGCCGTTCGGCCCGGACGTGATCGCGGGGTTCGCGACCGCGACGACGGTCCAGAACCTCGTCATCATGCCGGCCGTCGTCCTCGGCTCCGCCGCGGCCATCCTGATGAACCAGAGCCTCGGCGCGTCCGGCCGGGAGCAGGTCGCCGCGGTGCTCGGCGCCGCGCTGCGGACGACGCTGGCCGTGTACGCCGTGATCGTCCCCGTGCTGTGGCTGCTGCGCGGCGTCATCGGCCACCTGACCGCCGAGAACGAGCGGATCGCCGGCGAGACCGCGCGCTACATCGCGATCGTGGGCCCGAGCTTCGTGGTCCTCGGGCTGGTGCTCACCGCGCTCATGGCGCTGGAGCAGACCGGCGGCGCCCGCCTGGCGCTCGCCGCGTCGGCGGTGTACGTCGCCGGTTCGGTCGGCATCGGCGCGCTGGCGGGCCGGGGCGCCGGCGGCCCGGTCCCGCTGTACGTGACGATCGGCGCCATGAACACCGCCGGCGTGCTCGCGGTGCTCGCCGCGGTGGCGTTCGTGCGCGCCCAGGACCGGCGCCGGCGGACGTCGCGCGAGGAGCCCGCCCGGGGCGCCGCGCCGCCGTCCCCCGTCCGCCCGGACTGA
- a CDS encoding glycoside hydrolase family 3 protein has product MPPDRPVPHDRHVPHDIDPRRDDGHAPPYRDPRVPVAARVEDLLARMSLDDKIGQMTQAERLEAGAPDVTAYRLGSVLSGGGSVPTPNDPVTWADMYDDFQRAALATPLGIPILYGVDAVHGHGNVVGATLFPHNIGLGATRDPALVRDIGAAVAEEVSGTGITWNFAPCLGVVRNPRWGRTYESFGELPELPIAMTSFITGLQGPRVGPRPSVMATAKHFVGDGGTKDGDDQGDTRLAEEELRALHLPPFLAALERGVGSVMISHSSWNGLRLHGHRYLVTEVLKEELGFSGIVVSDWNGLDMIYEADAFGPAEVRAAVNAGIDLVMVPEEWRRFIGTLRAEVLAGRVPMARIDDANRRILTKKFEQGLFEHPLTDRAYTGRIGGPEHRALARRAVAASLVVLRNEGGLLPLDPGGEIVVAGRSAHDIGMQCGGWTISWQGEPGPVTAGTTILDGIRAAAGPGATVRHHPDGRGVSASCKVAIAVVGEEPYAEDEGDRPAGMGLDPVDLDIIARLRAAGIPVVVLLVSGRPLDVAAELSGWDALVACWLPGTEGQGVADVLFGAAGATGKLPVTWMRSADQLPINHGDGQDPLFPYGFGLTYPARP; this is encoded by the coding sequence GTGCCCCCTGACAGGCCCGTGCCCCATGACAGGCATGTACCCCATGACATCGACCCCCGCCGTGACGACGGACACGCCCCGCCGTACCGCGACCCCCGGGTACCGGTCGCGGCCCGGGTCGAGGACCTGCTGGCCAGGATGAGCCTGGACGACAAGATCGGCCAGATGACCCAGGCGGAGCGCCTGGAGGCCGGGGCGCCGGACGTCACCGCGTACCGGCTCGGGTCGGTGCTGTCGGGCGGGGGATCGGTGCCCACCCCGAACGACCCCGTGACCTGGGCGGACATGTACGACGACTTCCAGCGCGCCGCCCTGGCCACCCCGCTCGGCATCCCGATCCTGTACGGCGTCGACGCCGTCCACGGGCACGGCAACGTGGTCGGCGCGACGCTCTTCCCGCACAACATCGGGCTCGGCGCGACCCGCGACCCCGCGCTGGTCCGCGACATCGGCGCCGCGGTGGCCGAGGAGGTCTCGGGCACCGGCATCACCTGGAACTTCGCGCCGTGCCTCGGGGTCGTCCGCAACCCGCGCTGGGGACGCACCTACGAGTCGTTCGGCGAGCTGCCCGAGCTGCCCATCGCCATGACGTCGTTCATCACCGGGCTCCAGGGCCCGCGCGTCGGCCCCCGGCCCTCGGTCATGGCGACCGCCAAGCACTTCGTCGGCGACGGCGGCACCAAGGACGGCGACGACCAGGGCGACACGCGGCTCGCCGAGGAGGAGCTGCGGGCGCTGCACCTGCCGCCGTTCCTCGCCGCCCTGGAGCGCGGCGTGGGATCGGTCATGATCTCCCACAGCTCGTGGAACGGGCTGCGCCTGCACGGCCACCGGTACCTGGTCACCGAGGTGCTCAAGGAGGAGCTCGGCTTCTCCGGCATCGTCGTGTCCGACTGGAACGGCCTCGACATGATCTACGAGGCCGACGCGTTCGGCCCGGCCGAGGTCCGGGCGGCGGTCAACGCCGGGATCGACCTGGTCATGGTCCCCGAGGAGTGGCGGAGGTTCATCGGGACCCTGCGCGCCGAGGTGCTGGCCGGGCGGGTGCCGATGGCGCGGATCGACGACGCCAACCGGCGCATCCTGACCAAGAAGTTCGAGCAGGGCCTGTTCGAGCACCCGCTGACCGACCGCGCCTACACGGGGCGGATCGGCGGCCCCGAGCATCGCGCCCTCGCCCGGCGGGCCGTGGCCGCCTCGCTGGTGGTCCTCAGGAACGAGGGGGGGCTGCTCCCGCTCGATCCCGGCGGAGAGATCGTCGTCGCCGGGCGCAGCGCCCACGACATCGGGATGCAGTGCGGCGGCTGGACCATCAGCTGGCAGGGCGAGCCGGGGCCCGTCACCGCGGGGACCACCATCCTGGACGGCATCCGCGCCGCCGCGGGCCCCGGCGCCACCGTCCGCCACCACCCGGACGGCCGCGGCGTGAGCGCCTCCTGCAAGGTCGCCATCGCGGTCGTCGGGGAGGAGCCGTACGCCGAGGACGAGGGCGACCGCCCGGCCGGGATGGGCCTGGACCCCGTGGACCTGGACATCATCGCGCGGCTGCGCGCCGCCGGGATCCCCGTCGTGGTGCTGCTGGTGAGCGGGCGTCCCCTGGACGTCGCGGCGGAGCTGTCCGGCTGGGACGCGCTGGTCGCCTGCTGGCTCCCCGGCACCGAGGGGCAGGGCGTCGCCGACGTGCTGTTCGGTGCCGCCGGCGCGACCGGGAAGCTGCCCGTCACCTGGATGCGCAGCGCCGACCAGCTGCCGATCAACCACGGCGACGGCCAGGATCCGCTCTTCCCGTACGGGTTCGGCCTCACCTATCCGGCCCGCCCATGA
- a CDS encoding thioesterase II family protein — MPGALGGGAGWFRRFHPADEGAPRLLCFPYAGASASAYHGLSETLSPAAEVTVVQYPGRQDRRREPVPVDLAELADRLAAEVAGLPPAAFFGHSMGAIVAFEVARRLAAPPPALFVSGRRSPARSRQERTHPMGDRELLDDMTRLGGTDARLLDSPAFVRMIMPVVRGDYQAIDTYRYRPGPPLACPIVVLAGDADPMTPVEDALAWREHGSGDGAGFVFPGGHFFLDDHRERIAEIVLDRLAAGRAAG, encoded by the coding sequence ATGCCCGGAGCGCTTGGGGGAGGGGCCGGGTGGTTCCGCCGGTTCCACCCGGCGGACGAGGGGGCGCCGCGGCTGCTGTGCTTCCCCTACGCGGGCGCCTCCGCGAGCGCCTACCACGGCCTCTCCGAGACGCTGAGCCCGGCGGCCGAGGTCACCGTCGTCCAGTACCCCGGACGGCAGGACCGCCGCCGGGAGCCGGTGCCGGTCGACCTCGCGGAGCTGGCCGACCGGCTCGCGGCCGAGGTCGCCGGGCTGCCGCCGGCGGCGTTCTTCGGCCACAGCATGGGCGCGATCGTGGCCTTCGAGGTGGCGCGGCGGCTCGCCGCGCCGCCCCCGGCGCTGTTCGTCTCGGGGCGCCGCTCCCCGGCGCGCAGCCGCCAGGAGCGCACGCACCCCATGGGCGACCGCGAGCTGCTGGACGACATGACCCGCCTCGGCGGGACGGACGCGCGGCTGCTGGACAGCCCGGCGTTCGTCCGGATGATCATGCCCGTGGTGCGCGGCGACTACCAGGCGATCGACACCTACCGCTACCGCCCGGGGCCGCCGCTCGCCTGCCCGATCGTGGTGCTGGCGGGCGACGCCGACCCGATGACCCCGGTCGAGGACGCGCTGGCCTGGCGGGAGCACGGCTCCGGTGACGGCGCCGGGTTCGTCTTCCCCGGCGGGCACTTCTTCCTCGACGACCACCGGGAGCGGATCGCGGAGATCGTGCTCGACCGGCTGGCGGCCGGCCGCGCGGCGGGCTAG
- a CDS encoding sulfotransferase family protein, translating into MLEVIGAGFGRTGTFSLKAALERLGFGPCHHMLGMLERAEEIPLWRRAAQGGPTDWDEVYRGYRSSVDWPGTRFWRELTEFYPKAKVILTVRDPRRWYDSAASTIHRAAMDPTPPATPVLGQMRAMSREVVWDGQFGGRFTDPDHARRVFAEHNEAVRREVDPDRLLVFEVAQGWEPLCDFLGVAVPDEPFPRSNDRDDFESLLREHVTGGDPDAVPAS; encoded by the coding sequence ATGCTCGAAGTCATCGGCGCCGGGTTCGGCCGCACCGGCACCTTCTCCCTCAAGGCCGCACTGGAGAGGCTCGGCTTCGGCCCGTGCCACCACATGCTCGGGATGCTGGAGCGCGCGGAGGAGATCCCGCTGTGGCGGCGCGCAGCCCAGGGCGGGCCCACCGACTGGGACGAGGTCTACCGCGGGTACCGGTCCAGCGTCGACTGGCCGGGCACCCGCTTCTGGCGGGAGCTGACCGAGTTCTACCCGAAGGCGAAGGTCATCCTCACCGTCCGCGATCCGCGGCGCTGGTACGACAGCGCGGCGTCGACCATCCACCGCGCCGCCATGGACCCCACGCCGCCCGCCACCCCCGTCCTCGGCCAGATGCGGGCGATGTCGCGGGAGGTCGTGTGGGACGGCCAGTTCGGCGGGCGGTTCACCGACCCCGACCACGCGCGGCGCGTGTTCGCCGAGCACAACGAGGCGGTGCGCCGCGAGGTGGACCCGGACCGGCTGCTGGTCTTCGAGGTCGCCCAGGGCTGGGAGCCGCTGTGCGACTTCCTCGGCGTCGCGGTGCCCGACGAGCCGTTCCCCCGCTCCAACGACCGCGACGACTTCGAGTCGCTGCTGCGCGAGCACGTCACCGGCGGCGACCCCGACGCCGTCCCGGCGTCCTGA
- a CDS encoding type III polyketide synthase translates to MPPARITHVTFAAPPQLKMDELATFLRDDEGGDAVGDIVRNSAIETKGMAVNPLVEDPRAWSTARRMRRGLTEARALGREAVGRALERAGLRPDEVGLLITTTTTTHSAPGLEALVHELGMGPDTEFLSLGPMGCYAAAPTLAACRNWVEVHGRPAVALCVDLFSPHLQPPPYDKEQAVVLTLFGDGAAAVVMCPGGEGIAGLDVLDSGLVSVPRYAGDLQVHVGDSGMDVRLAPTMPDVTAAAVAAPTDALLARNGLTRADIAWWAVHPGGRRIIDRVSEELGLPEESVAESRAVMREYGNTAAPAVLAVLGRLMDARPPRPGEHGLVMAFGPGATVWSVLLRGA, encoded by the coding sequence ATGCCGCCAGCCAGGATCACCCACGTCACCTTCGCCGCGCCGCCCCAGCTCAAGATGGACGAGCTGGCCACGTTCCTGCGGGACGACGAGGGCGGCGACGCGGTCGGCGACATCGTCCGCAACTCCGCCATCGAGACCAAGGGCATGGCGGTCAACCCGCTCGTGGAGGACCCGCGCGCCTGGAGCACCGCCCGCCGGATGCGGCGCGGCCTCACCGAGGCGCGCGCCCTCGGCCGGGAGGCGGTCGGCCGCGCCCTGGAGCGCGCCGGGCTGCGCCCGGACGAGGTCGGCCTGCTGATCACGACGACGACCACCACGCACTCCGCCCCCGGCCTGGAGGCACTGGTCCACGAGCTCGGCATGGGGCCGGACACCGAGTTCCTCTCGCTCGGCCCCATGGGCTGCTACGCGGCGGCCCCCACCCTGGCCGCGTGCCGGAACTGGGTCGAGGTGCACGGCAGGCCCGCGGTGGCGCTGTGCGTGGACCTGTTCTCCCCGCATCTCCAGCCGCCGCCCTACGACAAGGAGCAGGCGGTCGTGCTCACCCTGTTCGGCGACGGCGCCGCCGCCGTGGTGATGTGTCCGGGCGGGGAGGGGATCGCGGGCCTGGACGTTCTCGACTCCGGGCTGGTGTCGGTGCCGCGGTACGCCGGGGACCTCCAGGTCCACGTCGGCGACTCCGGCATGGACGTCCGGCTCGCGCCGACCATGCCCGACGTCACCGCCGCCGCCGTGGCTGCCCCCACCGACGCGCTCCTGGCCCGCAACGGCCTCACCCGGGCGGACATCGCCTGGTGGGCGGTGCACCCGGGCGGCCGGCGCATCATCGACCGCGTCTCCGAGGAGCTCGGGCTCCCGGAGGAGTCGGTCGCGGAGTCACGCGCGGTGATGCGCGAGTACGGCAACACCGCGGCGCCGGCGGTCCTCGCCGTCCTCGGCCGCCTCATGGACGCCCGCCCGCCCCGGCCCGGGGAGCACGGCCTCGTGATGGCGTTCGGCCCCGGCGCCACCGTCTGGAGCGTCCTGCTGCGCGGCGCCTGA
- a CDS encoding condensation domain-containing protein, whose protein sequence is MTEITVHRVPFRGARGGTGPFTWGQLDMWAEARLSMAGLPSFANVLGGGPLPPGLKTDQVLEAFGRLVERHESLRTRFRPGPGGDAARPEQEVLRAGELAAEVAAVDPDQNIFAIVGGWWPQMQDTPYDLVDGLPFRIRIGTVGDEPVMVMFGMSHMASDFLGTRVVYGELLDLLEGREPEGGAAQPLDLAEEERSAAGRRVLERALDHWRAALDAAPPAMFPTPSRTPEEARYWRGDLCSQTAARALRRAADRCGAGTSNVLLALTAALVGAHTGLDRCAMRMPSGNRGRPELRRMVSTLSQETPLVVDLRASTLQGVVAAARTASLQAQRNARYDPEPVAAIRDASTTVLDVCFNDMWTPVCAGRPAAEPAAPPAESTFEWNEKVDRATVALFLEAFEVLEDPEAIRLSLFADTAHLSPARIRSFLDAIERLLVVFAERDVRLDEIDPVS, encoded by the coding sequence ATGACCGAGATCACCGTTCACCGGGTCCCGTTCCGCGGCGCGCGCGGGGGGACCGGCCCGTTCACCTGGGGCCAGCTCGACATGTGGGCGGAGGCGCGGCTCAGCATGGCCGGCCTCCCCTCGTTCGCCAACGTGCTCGGCGGCGGCCCGCTGCCGCCCGGCCTCAAGACCGACCAGGTGCTGGAGGCGTTCGGTCGGCTGGTCGAGCGGCACGAGTCGCTGCGGACCCGCTTCCGGCCGGGACCGGGCGGCGACGCGGCCCGGCCGGAGCAGGAGGTGCTGCGCGCGGGCGAGCTGGCGGCGGAGGTCGCCGCCGTCGACCCGGACCAGAACATCTTCGCGATCGTGGGCGGCTGGTGGCCCCAGATGCAGGACACGCCCTACGACCTGGTGGACGGCCTGCCGTTCCGCATCCGGATCGGGACGGTCGGAGACGAGCCGGTGATGGTCATGTTCGGGATGTCGCACATGGCCTCGGACTTCCTCGGCACCCGCGTGGTGTACGGGGAGCTCCTCGACCTGCTGGAGGGCCGCGAGCCCGAGGGCGGGGCGGCGCAGCCCCTCGACCTGGCGGAGGAGGAGCGGTCGGCGGCCGGGCGGCGCGTCCTGGAACGGGCCCTCGACCATTGGCGGGCCGCCCTGGACGCGGCCCCGCCCGCCATGTTCCCCACCCCTTCCAGGACGCCGGAGGAGGCGCGCTACTGGCGCGGCGACCTGTGCTCGCAGACCGCCGCGCGGGCCCTGCGCCGCGCCGCGGACCGCTGCGGGGCCGGGACCTCGAACGTGCTGCTCGCGCTGACGGCGGCGCTCGTCGGCGCGCACACCGGGCTGGACCGCTGCGCGATGCGGATGCCGTCGGGCAACCGGGGCCGTCCCGAGCTGCGGCGCATGGTATCGACCCTCAGCCAGGAGACGCCGCTCGTCGTCGACCTGCGCGCCAGCACCCTGCAGGGGGTTGTGGCGGCGGCCCGCACCGCCTCCCTGCAGGCGCAGCGCAACGCCCGCTACGACCCCGAGCCGGTCGCCGCGATCAGGGACGCGTCGACCACCGTCCTCGACGTGTGCTTCAACGACATGTGGACGCCGGTCTGCGCCGGGCGGCCCGCCGCGGAGCCGGCCGCGCCGCCTGCCGAGTCCACCTTCGAGTGGAACGAGAAGGTCGACCGCGCGACCGTGGCGCTCTTCCTGGAGGCGTTCGAGGTGCTGGAGGACCCGGAGGCGATCCGCCTCAGCCTCTTCGCCGACACCGCCCACCTCTCGCCCGCGCGGATCCGCTCCTTCCTGGACGCCATCGAGCGCCTGCTGGTCGTCTTCGCCGAGCGCGACGTCCGCCTCGACGAGATCGACCCCGTCTCCTGA
- a CDS encoding arylsulfotransferase family protein, producing the protein MIRIDLGSSAAAAGGLSLLIVLGGAQPAGTRPGGPSAPAAPVSAPAGDGSAAPRFDVRRLRPGTAPGLLFTTPQPSGPPTDGGGAQAPAQSPMQAQAQALAQASPKAPAAVNGPHGPEILDEHGRPVWFHPVPDGQFATDLRVQRYRGRDVLTWWQGTVTTRGGGIGTGYVADENYRVIATVRGTTAPADLHEFRITPRGTALVTGYRTVPADLSSLGGAKDGKVEDSVVEEIDIATGRTLMSWSALAHVPPADSDAPPFMYGEQPFDYFHVNSVSEDTDGNLLISGRHLSTVFKVDRRTGRIIWRLGGRRTSFPLGAGVRFSWQHDATPAGRDTVKIFDNGTNQLLEGYESRVAWIRVDPARRTTRLVRQITHPAHVSSTHEGSAQDLPNGNTSVSWGAAGRISEFSRSGALLFDATLPQGWTSYRLYRQAWTGRPAEPPTVSVRDGSVHAVWNGATGVARWRILAGDARDDLKPYARAGWNGLDTAVRPPSRAGAAPRYLKAEALDASGRVLGTSAVTPNTEAS; encoded by the coding sequence GTGATCCGTATCGACCTGGGCTCGTCCGCCGCCGCCGCCGGCGGGCTGAGCCTGTTGATCGTCCTCGGTGGGGCGCAACCGGCCGGGACGCGGCCGGGCGGACCCTCCGCGCCGGCCGCGCCGGTGAGCGCCCCGGCGGGCGACGGCTCGGCGGCGCCCCGTTTCGATGTCCGAAGGCTCCGGCCGGGCACCGCGCCCGGCCTGCTGTTCACCACTCCCCAGCCCTCCGGCCCGCCCACGGACGGGGGCGGCGCGCAGGCCCCGGCGCAGAGCCCGATGCAGGCGCAGGCGCAGGCCCTGGCGCAGGCGTCGCCCAAGGCCCCGGCCGCGGTCAACGGCCCGCACGGTCCGGAGATCCTCGACGAGCACGGGCGGCCGGTGTGGTTCCACCCGGTCCCGGACGGCCAGTTCGCCACCGACCTTCGGGTGCAGCGCTACCGGGGCCGCGACGTCCTGACCTGGTGGCAGGGCACGGTGACCACGCGCGGGGGCGGGATCGGCACCGGCTACGTCGCCGACGAGAACTACCGCGTCATCGCCACGGTGCGGGGCACCACGGCCCCGGCCGACCTGCACGAGTTCCGCATCACCCCGCGGGGCACCGCGCTGGTCACCGGCTACCGGACCGTGCCGGCGGACCTGTCGTCCCTGGGCGGGGCCAAGGACGGCAAAGTGGAGGACAGCGTCGTCGAGGAGATCGACATCGCCACCGGCAGGACGCTGATGAGCTGGAGCGCCCTCGCGCACGTGCCCCCCGCCGACAGCGACGCTCCCCCCTTCATGTACGGCGAGCAGCCCTTCGACTACTTCCACGTCAACTCCGTGAGCGAGGACACCGACGGCAACCTGCTGATCTCGGGCCGCCACCTGTCGACGGTGTTCAAGGTGGACCGCCGCACCGGCCGGATCATCTGGCGGCTCGGCGGCCGCCGCACCAGCTTCCCGCTCGGCGCCGGGGTGCGGTTCAGCTGGCAGCACGACGCGACGCCGGCGGGCCGCGACACCGTCAAGATCTTCGACAACGGCACCAACCAGCTCCTGGAGGGCTACGAGTCGCGGGTCGCCTGGATCCGCGTGGACCCGGCCCGCAGGACGACCCGGCTCGTCCGGCAGATCACCCACCCCGCGCACGTCTCGTCGACGCACGAGGGCAGCGCGCAGGACCTCCCCAACGGCAACACCTCCGTGAGCTGGGGCGCGGCGGGACGGATCTCGGAGTTCTCGCGGAGCGGCGCCCTGCTCTTCGACGCGACGCTGCCCCAGGGCTGGACCTCGTACCGGCTCTACCGCCAGGCGTGGACGGGCCGCCCCGCCGAACCGCCCACCGTGAGCGTGCGGGACGGCTCCGTCCACGCGGTCTGGAACGGAGCGACCGGCGTCGCCCGCTGGCGGATCCTCGCCGGAGACGCCCGGGACGACCTGAAGCCCTACGCCCGGGCCGGATGGAACGGGCTCGACACCGCGGTCCGCCCGCCCTCCCGGGCCGGTGCGGCGCCGCGCTACCTGAAGGCCGAGGCGCTCGACGCCTCGGGCCGGGTGCTCGGGACCTCGGCCGTCACGCCGAACACGGAGGCGTCATGA
- a CDS encoding helix-turn-helix transcriptional regulator codes for MTENIATDCLNVVIYVDNVVVGRGLEAVLDLLPSVGSVRHCTTRRSVEAAVAGGDVDALVVTSAEGAAASELTAALPRTKVLMLLDELEASGSSFGGAAAADGFLIQQDLTAPDLGEALSRMMLGEMPMPARVGRELLARAGSPVPSGSVRPAVLTPRENETLALLAEGLSNKQIARRLSISDHGAKRLVTSVMLKLGAPNRTAAVVIAIRQGMISAA; via the coding sequence ATGACCGAGAACATCGCGACCGACTGCCTGAACGTCGTGATCTACGTGGACAACGTGGTGGTCGGGCGCGGCCTGGAGGCCGTGCTGGACCTGTTGCCGAGCGTCGGCTCCGTCAGACACTGCACGACCCGGCGTTCGGTGGAGGCCGCCGTCGCCGGGGGAGACGTCGACGCGCTCGTGGTGACGAGCGCGGAGGGCGCGGCGGCGTCCGAGCTCACCGCCGCGCTGCCGCGGACGAAGGTGCTGATGCTGCTGGACGAGCTGGAGGCGTCCGGTTCGTCGTTCGGCGGCGCGGCCGCCGCCGACGGGTTCCTGATCCAGCAGGACCTGACCGCCCCGGACCTCGGGGAGGCGCTGAGCAGGATGATGCTCGGCGAGATGCCCATGCCCGCCCGGGTGGGCCGGGAGCTGCTGGCCCGCGCGGGCTCGCCGGTGCCGTCCGGGTCGGTGCGGCCCGCGGTGCTGACCCCGCGGGAGAACGAGACGCTCGCGCTGCTGGCCGAGGGGCTGAGCAACAAGCAGATCGCGCGCCGCCTCTCGATCTCCGACCACGGCGCCAAGCGGCTCGTCACCAGCGTCATGCTCAAGCTCGGCGCGCCGAACCGGACCGCCGCGGTGGTGATCGCCATCCGGCAGGGGATGATCTCCGCGGCGTAG
- a CDS encoding inositol monophosphatase family protein: MDFQGIHGDDVEALVGAAARAARRAGRALLDGPGTMTSARAKTGTHAHDVVTEADAAAEAMIRAELTGACPGSVVVGEEGGAGEAGDGPGRDVRWYVDPIDGTHNFSRGLPLFCVSIGVTLRGEPVGGCVHEPARDETYTAAGGRLLRGGRPVPVEPARAVPMVLTDLPRAGTVPDPGELALFTELLAAADVRRIGSAALALAYVATGRADMAVTPDAFAWDCAAGRVLVTASGGTFAAVPAEPSVRRPGAFAAWRPGLDEWGAAVVAALERFPFLQGWLEDDNSLA; encoded by the coding sequence ATGGACTTCCAAGGAATTCATGGGGACGACGTCGAGGCTCTGGTCGGGGCGGCCGCGCGGGCGGCGCGGCGGGCGGGCCGGGCGCTGCTGGACGGTCCGGGGACGATGACGTCCGCGCGCGCCAAGACGGGCACGCACGCGCACGACGTGGTCACCGAGGCGGACGCGGCGGCGGAGGCGATGATCAGGGCGGAGCTGACCGGGGCCTGCCCCGGCTCGGTCGTCGTGGGAGAAGAGGGCGGGGCCGGCGAGGCGGGGGACGGTCCCGGACGGGACGTGCGCTGGTACGTCGACCCGATCGACGGCACGCACAACTTCTCGCGGGGCCTGCCGCTGTTCTGCGTGTCGATCGGCGTCACGCTGCGCGGGGAGCCGGTCGGCGGGTGCGTCCACGAGCCCGCGCGGGACGAGACGTACACCGCCGCCGGAGGCCGGCTGCTGCGCGGGGGCCGTCCCGTGCCGGTGGAGCCGGCGCGGGCGGTGCCGATGGTGCTGACCGACCTGCCCCGGGCCGGGACCGTCCCCGACCCGGGCGAACTGGCCCTGTTCACCGAGCTGCTCGCCGCCGCCGACGTGCGGCGCATCGGCTCGGCGGCGCTCGCCCTCGCCTACGTCGCCACCGGCCGGGCGGACATGGCCGTCACGCCCGACGCGTTCGCCTGGGACTGCGCGGCGGGCCGGGTGCTCGTCACCGCCTCCGGCGGCACGTTCGCCGCGGTGCCCGCCGAGCCCTCCGTCCGCCGCCCCGGCGCGTTCGCCGCGTGGCGGCCGGGCCTGGACGAATGGGGTGCCGCGGTGGTCGCCGCGCTGGAACGGTTCCCGTTCCTCCAAGGGTGGCTGGAAGACGACAACTCTCTGGCCTGA
- a CDS encoding acyl carrier protein yields the protein MTGSTLTTSTDELRTWLIQRIAEYLEKDAAEIDAEATFEAQGLDSMAALTLCDDIEDQMGLVVEPTLAWDHPTIDKLADFLIRTAAETEASR from the coding sequence ATGACGGGTTCGACCCTGACAACGTCCACCGACGAGCTGCGCACGTGGCTCATCCAGCGGATCGCCGAGTACCTGGAGAAGGACGCGGCCGAGATCGACGCCGAGGCCACCTTCGAGGCGCAGGGACTGGACTCGATGGCCGCGCTGACGCTCTGCGACGACATCGAGGACCAGATGGGCCTCGTCGTGGAGCCCACCCTGGCCTGGGACCACCCCACGATCGACAAGCTGGCGGACTTCCTCATCAGGACCGCCGCCGAGACCGAGGCGTCCCGGTGA